AGCTACCAAGCTTCTAAACTTATGACTAGATGATAGTAAATGCCAGGCCATAAAAAATACTTCCCccaaagtttatatatatacctGGAAAACTAAAGgcaattaattaaatttatacaTGTGTGTTCTGAAGAAAGGATTAGATAACTTGGGAGAATTGATTCTTATGTAATCAATTCTAACTTTAGCCCTTTACAACTGTATTATAACTTTATTTAACTTGGTAAAAGCCAAAATTGATGGTTCTTAACATGGTATGTGGAGATCAAAATTAAAGAATACAAAgtaccttattaaaaaaaaaatttcagttcaaTCCTGGTTCCCTCAATATTACTGCCAAACTTCTGTAAAAGAAACCTTGTTAATAAAGAAAGACTAACAGCAACAtagaagatgattaaaaaaaatgttcatttaccAATTTTGACaatctagaaaaaaagaaagtctgactaTAATACTTGATGACAGACATTATGTTTAAGTAGAAAACACAAAGATAAAAAAGTAATATCACTGAAAATATTGCACAACTTCAGGTGTTTCCTCCAAATTTGCTTTATGTAATTGGATATAAATTAATGAACAAAAACTTAAGCAAGATACATGTAACAATTTAACAGAACCTGATAATCtataatttctttcaatttttctcaaACTCATCATGGGGCTCATAAGAAAATTAACCAACATGGATACTGCTACAGTTGAATGTCAAATCTTTAAGTGCTTATGACATACTAAATTCTTCTATAATACAATTATGAAGAACCCTTCAAGAGACTTGACTTGTGTTTTGTATGTAGAAAAGTGTTAAAGAGTCAAATATTCAactcaatacaaaataataagaaaCATTTCTGATTTGTTAAGGTTGAGATTGCTTCTCCTTTCGCTAATGAATGATTTTTTAGTTGTAATTATCACTGAGCCAAACAAACATGTCACCTTCTAGtacataacaaaaaataaacacatgctaAATGGATAAGACATTACAAACTACATCTTTGCTAGACCATCTCTACCTCTAACACTTCAGAAGCTTAGAGTTTCAGAGAATTCCTACATTAACtgcaagaaaaagataaaggagaaagtCCTTTTTTTGAGATCACAACTATGATGTCATGTGGTTATACAAATTCTGCGTTTGTGTGCAAAACATTAGTTAAACACATTTATCTTAATTCTCCCTGCTTAGAATTGTCAGTCAACTAGCAGGACTTTCCTTCTAAGAAACAGAGACTGAGATGTGTTTTATGTAACTTCAATAACCTCAGCAATACAATAAGAGATGCAGTATCCTTTTGCTATGGTTCAAGACAACAGggtcacaggaaagaaaaaatcaaaattgttACAACTGAGAAACTTTCTCAGTTTAACCATGTTGCCACTTTCATTTTTACATAAGCATGGTGGCATAATTCAAGCTCAATAAATCAGAAttcctaatatttaaaatttaccttGACTTTTAATTATCACCATATTAACAACCAAAATAATTATCACCATATTAACAACCAAAATAATTAGATGAAACACATAAGAAAGGCTAATATTAAACCTGACTTGACTAGAGTTGGTTTCTTGACACattaactgatttttattttaatagaaaagggATAGTGCATCTCAGTTTGCTTACAAGCTAGGAGATCACTTTGAATTCTGCATTTCCTAACTGCAAACAGATATAGCACTTATAACAGGTTATAAATAAACTGGTTTTCAAGCATAGAGCCAGCCCCAACGATAATAATACACTATTTAAAAAAGACCTAAGGCAATGAATTCCATttccaatggaaaaaaagaactgTGCAAACAAGCTTAAAACTACTTTTTTTGTGCCAGTGTTATAAAATGTAGCTTTTAATAAAACCTTGACCCAAATGCCAGCAACTTCAGAAAAGAATTTGGGTGGGGGAGAAGAAGAAAGttatttcatttaggaaaaaacaaCCACTATCTTTTTCCTAATCTTTGACACACACAATTGAAACATATACAGCTGCTGTAACACTTTACACAATTCCTATGTACTGGAGCAGTAACAAGATCtaaatacaattatatttttaaacactggGTCAAGGCTTTACATAAAAATACCATCCTACTTTTCCCCCTAAGTTTCTAAAATATCACGTACTTTTCCCCAACATCTGCAGCCATTCAGGAAATTTCAGGAAACTTTTGTGCATGATCTTAATTCCTAATCCCTGGCTCTTTGGGCTCAGTGACAAAAGATCAAAACCACCAAAAATGATGGTTCACTTGAAGTCAGATGAGAGACCCGGGCTCAATTAGTCTCGTAGGACGAAAGCAGTGCTGCATCAACTGGCTCCATGCAGGAGGGGCACGTGAAGGATCTCATCAACCAGTCATCTATACAGTCCAGGTGATAGATGTGCATGCACGGCAGAAATCGAATTGGGTCCCCATAAACAAAGTCCATCATACAGATCACACACCTGTTGGGGTGAGGGAGAGAAATGAGAAAGCATTTTTAGACAAGTCATCTATCTAGAATACTCTTTAAAATCCCTATTACAAAGACAGTGTTAATATGAACAGACAAAAATGGCTTCCTGTCATTCTATCACCTAAGCATCCAGACGGAATTTTTTCCTAGTGTTATCCTGCTACAATCTCTTATTTCAATCACCTGGGAATTTGAAGAGTTTGAGAGCAATCAACAAAGAGAAAGGTATCAGGTAGGAAATCAAGTCCACTACTAGAACTGTGCTTGTAAAACAGCTGCATATTACAGAAGAAACCTTAAGGAGGATGTGAAGCTTTAGTAGACAAGAAAACATGTTAGATTCATATTATTTGAACTGAGTTTTCAGTGTAAGCCCAGACAGCTTTCACTTTAATAACTACATGTAAATACAGAACCACTAACCCTAAATGGTGCTACAGCTCAAACAGCCAAGCACAGCATAATAAATTACTTTATGTCTGCATTGGTGAAGATCATTCTTAACCTACAAGGAAAAGAGCTGTTCTCAGGGATTCTCAAACAATAACAAACTCTGAAGGAAAAATCTCccttaagtaaaattttatatttaactcaTCAGACTTAGTACAATTATTCTATAAGTTAAGAAATAGATAAGATTTTCCTCATATTACTAAAATCCTTAGCAAACAATTTTAACCTCTATATAACCTACCAAAGTGTTCCTCTATTATTGTTTTTCACTAAAACTATGGTAACTATCTCTGtgcataaactctgggagctgaagTGAGGTACATATTCTAGGATAATAGATCTTTAGAATTAACTGTCTCAAAGGGTTTAGATCTAAAGGTCTGTGAAATATTGCCAAACGGCTTTACCAATTGATTAGGCCACCAACAATGCTGGTACTGGTTCACACTTATTACACaggtaaataatttttaactgaCATTAACTGTCATCCAAATGGACACAGACAACCTATAAAATGGTCAGAATTTGTAccatcatttcttatttttatatgaaaattctTAATTTCCACATCCAAACAAATTTTTGTCCAGAATTCATTAAATATGTGACTTTCAAAATgcaacagaatatttttaaaaaacagatctcTGAAAACAGACCTCTGAAACATGTATAAATTAAAACTTACTCCCGGATCTTTTTTTCTGATCCATCTCTTCCAGGGTCATAAACTCCTTTAGGCAGATGCTGTATAAGGCCTATTCTTTGAGCTATCCTAATTTGTTCCTCTTCAGTCAGCTGAGTTGCTAGGCGAGTCTGGCTAGGTGTTGGATGATAGACCGGAACTGGAACTTGttcctaaattttttaaaatggagaaaataattaattttttttttaaaatctgttttctagggtaatgttttccttctgtttcttccttttttggctGAGGAGGGGACCTTGGGAGAGGGAGGAGATTGGACAAATGTTACTGGCATGAAATTCTGTTTTACCCTGTGTTAACTTTAGCATATCTGACCTACTTTTAAAGGATATAAAAACAAGCTGTACAGTAAAACTGGCATGGAATGTTACTTGAAGTATTTCTATGGGAAAACCATATAACACAGACATATTCATTCCTGATACACAAATAGATAAATcaatgtaattaattaattaaccaaATGGactgtattcaatattctgtagGCCACAATGGGAGTTTTGTGGTCTTGGTATGTATCATTATTTACATTAGAATTGGCCATTACAGATTCTTATTTGCaaacttgttatttttttccatatagacaacaatcttaaaattaatttttatttggaaagatgAGACATTATCACAATAAATTCCTGTAAAATTCCTTTTAGGCTTTTGGATATATATTTGGATATGATTATCCACTGAGCCAAATGAGGCCACCTTTCTTCCAAATGGAATACACATTCGAGGACTCAACCATGAATCATGCAGTCCTGTAGTACATattggctggaaaaaaaaaaacccatgtatAAGTGGACCTGTGCCCAGTTTAAACCTATGTAGTTCAAGGGTCAACTTTATTCAAGCCAActgtgttgctttatttttctacttgctgtgctgtgcttagctgctcagtcgtttccgactctttgagaccctgtggactgtcgtctgccaggctcctctgtctatgggattctccaggcaagaatactggagtaggttgccatgccctcctccaggggatcgtctcaacccagggattgaacccaagtttcccacattgctggtggattcctgtctgagccatcagagaagtctCACATTTATGAGATAATTTTATTCACACTCTTTATACATTGTTTCAACAGATACCTGAGTATCTATTATGTATTAAGTGATGGGGAGTGAAGTGTAAACAAAATAAAGTTCCTGATTGATGGAGAAAGCTACCTTATTAGATAAGATACTCAGAAAAACCTCTGATGAGACATCTGGGAAAAGATCTCAAATTGATGGATACAATGAAGACAGTTCCTCTCTGACCTAAGGATTTCTTTGTGGCTAAAACGATTTTTGAGCCACCTAATATGGTGTTTCAGATAACCTCTCTACTGAATAAACTGACTGAGACATAACAGTTTCAATCTATGTATAACGTCTTCATGGGAAAACTTACATTAAATCACAACTATCTATTCACATTaacagaaaatgttatttttattcatcCTGTAGGATTACTCATAGGCATTTGTTTACAATGATAGCCAACATATGCAAGTAGGAGATTATGCCTTCAGGATGTTGACACAACCTTTTTAACAATTTGAAAAAACTGtttaacaacttaaaaaaaatctgtgaaataaCCTCCCTAAGTATTCAGAACTAGCATCAGCTGAGGCTGTTTTTAGTCAATGGTTTCTGGGgttcaaaagaaaataacagagaacACCCATAATGAGACTTTGTAAGGGCTCAAGTATAAATACGcttttcaaagagaaattttAGGGGCAAGTCTCAGATACACATACATTAGGctcaaatactgaaatatttaattcAAGGAAAAAGACATTTCATCACAATGTCTCTTAAAGATATGATTATGTTCCTTTAAATCAGCCCTATTCTTATAAACCCATTTTCTGACTAGTTATTATTGAGTTTCTGGTCAAAGGCAATTCAACTCAAGCCTATTTCTTTTGAGATTCAGAACGAATCTGTGATTAAAGATctcaaaaaaagataaattcttaTCAAATAATGAAAGTTATATTCTCTGACACAAGTAAAATGCCAGTAGTTCAAAGTTTCATGTTTTATAAATTCCCACATAAAATCAATAATGATTAATACTTCTAGCTCATCATCTAGATAATAACTAAGCATATGGATACTTATCAGAACTACATGCTTCAACCAAATATTTAGTTCATTTCACatgcaaagaatatattttattatcatcaAGTATGGTTTTTGGATCCAGATAACCTTGGATTCCTGTCAAAGTTActtttctgccactagagtgacCATGTTGAAGAGATTTAACCTATGTGGATTACCCTAGCTTATACGGTTGCTGTTAAAACTTAAATGAGAAAGATGGTGAAACTTACAATGGCAGGAACTCACTAAACAGTGGCTTTTATAACTATCAATATTGCTTTTGAAGAGCTCTACCTattacttcagcccaattagctgttTCCTAAAAGTTTCAAGCTTGTCTATCTTACTGCCTTTGTTCTTACAATTCCCTCTACTTTCCCCTGCAGGTCCACTGGTTCAAAGTATATTAATACCTTGTCAATGTAAAACTTTACCCAATCCTCCTCCTTGCCACCCAATATTGATAAGACACTGCCTTTAGCCTCATCTTAATTACATGTGTCTGTCTATAAGAGAATTAAGATTAAACAGAATACAGTGAAACTTCAGTTAACAAATACAGTCATTAAGCAAGAAGAGGCTGTCAATTCTAGCTTTCAAAGAGGAAGTGAGGTACAAAACTGCATTTCTTTACCACAGCATGAACGCTTTCCTTCAGTCCTATAAAACTTACATGACCCTTCTGTTATTAAAGATCATAAAAATGGCTGTTGCACCTCTGGTTTAGATATTCACCTATTAAAGATTTTATACCTagtgggcaattttttttttttttttcctgagcgcAAGCCATTTTATGGTTTGAGGGGCTTCAGGGAAGGTCAAAAAGCTGGGAGGACAATGAGATTCAATGTCCTTCTCCGAACCATCTGCCCAGCTTCTACTAGGATTACTGAACATATAAAAgttcattaaataaatgttagctactatTATTGTGGCTCCACTATTATGTGACAGCATTCCAACATTTACTTTAAGAAATGGACTGAATTTTCAATTTTGTAtttcaactatacctcaataaagctgaaaatgaaataaaacaatttttttttttaaaaagaagaaatggaccaGACTATGACAGAAGGaagtaaaacatttcaaaaaagaatCTTTAAGGACAACTTTCTCATTTCACAGGCCCAAGCTTGCCTACAGTTACATctgatctggtagacagaatgcccaaagaactatggacagagattcctAACACTGTATAGGAAGcagtaaccaaaaccatcccagagaaaaagaaataagagaaggcaaagtggttgtttgaggagggtttacaaaaagctgagaaaagaagtgaaaggcaaaggagaaagggaaagatatatccatctgaatgcagagttacagagaatagcaaggaaagatagaAGAAAGTCGTCTTAagtgaacaaggcaaagaaacagaggaaaaaatagagtGAGAAAGACTgtaagatctcttcaagaaaactggagatatcaagggaacatttcatgcaaagacaggcacaataaaggacagaaacagcaaggtcctaaaagcagaagagattacgaagaggtggcaagaatacacagaagaactatccaaaaaggttttaatgacctggataaccacaatggtgtggtctctcacctagagccagacatcctgaagtgtgaagtcaagtgggccttaggaaacattactacaagcaaagctagtggaggtgatgtcattccagctgagctattttaaatcctaaaagaggatgctgttaacgtgcttcactcaatatgtcagcaaatttggaaaattcagcagtggtcacaggactgcaaaagatcagttttcatgccaatcctaaataaagaaggacaatgccaaaaatTGTTCAAACTAcaatacaattgtgctcatttcacatgcaagcaaGGTAATGGTCAAAATCCCTCAAGCTAAGCTTCAAttatatgtgaactgagaactttcagatgtacaagctggatttagaaaaggtagagaaaccagggatcaaattgccaacatctgttggattacagagaaagcaagggaattccagaaaagcatctacttccaCTTCACTGATTATGCTAGAGCCTTTggtggtgtggatcacaacaaactgtggaaaattcttagagatgggaatactagaccaccttatctgtctcccaagaaacctgtatccaggtcaagaagcaacagttagaatgggacacagaacaatggactggttccaaattgggaaaggagtacgttaaggctgtattctgtcaccctgcttatttaatttatatgcagagtacatcatatgaaatgccaggctggatgaagcacaagctggaatcaagattactgggagaaatatcaataaccttagatacgcagACGATACCACTCCgacgacagaaagtgaagaggaactaaacagcctcttgctaagggtgaaagaggagagtgaaaaaaggctggcttaaagcttaacattcaaaaaactaagatcatagcatccagtcacatcacttcacggcaaatagacggggaaaatgtagaaacagtgactgcagtcatgaaattagaagacacttgctacttggaagaaaagctatgaaaaactcagcatattaaaaagcggagacatcactttgccaaaaaaggtctgtatagtcaaagcaatggttttttcagtagtcatgtatgaatatgagagctggaccattaagaaggctgagcatcacagaactgatactttcaaattgtgctgctggagaagactctttgagagccccctgcacagcaaggagatggaaccagtcaatcctaaaggaaattaactctgaatattcattggaaggactgatgctaaagctccaatactttggccatctgatgcaaagagctaactcactggcaaagaccctgctgctgggaaagatcgaggtaaaagaaaagggcaacagaggatgagatggttagacagcatcactgactcagtggacatgaatctgagccaactcccggaaatagtgaaggacagggaaacctggcatgctgcagttcattgggtcgcgGATTCGAACATGATGATACACGTTGGTGCAGGTCTTTTTTTCTTATCCTATTGAGCCTTTGGCAGGCTCTTTTAATCAGGTGTTGTGTCcttcagtttttgaaaattttttttaggaaattgatttaaaaaatatatttgactgcatcaggtgTTAGTTGTAGTAACAGCTGCCAAATAATTACTGACAATACTGGAATTAGAATTCCGGTCTCTCTTTTAAGCTGGTAATTCCCACTACATCATGCTTGGTtgctggactgcaaggagatttcTCTCAGTTAAATGATTTGGATTTTGTCTGTTTGCATTACACTGAAATGACATTTTAAGAAAGCCatcattttatagaaaacaataaaatcctgtaaagcaattatccttcaatttaaaaataaatttaaaaaaatgaggaagcTAAAGCCTAGAAAAACTTAATTCCAGTTCCAGGTCCAACAACTAGTTACTGGCAAAATCTAGTCTAGAAATACAATTatcatttctctgtttttaacaaagagaaaaagtatagtactagtatttatttttgatttagcAATGTCAACCAGGAAGTGAATAATAAAAGGAATATGGATTTGTGCAACTAAGCTCTAGGTTCGTTCATAAAACCTTTTCAGATTGTATTGGTTAAGGTGTACTCTATATTGACTATGATTTGGCCTCAGAGTAGGTAACTACTTTTTGTTTTGGATGTTAACTGTAGATGACTCATAATGTTAAAAGTACatccaaataaaatgtttttgattAAGAGTATCTGCTGATTATGATGGATGTCAACATGTTTTATTGtaaattcatttgaaaaagtatgcaaatactgtttaaaaaaaagaaagcatgttaGCTTTCTCCTGGCTTTGAAGCAAAAGAAATACACATAAgttcccccagccctccccaaaaacaacaaaaaagttatgttttttaaGGTAGCTACtgaactcttaaaaataaatttaaatgttttattttttaaaaagccatcaaAGTAGGAATTTCTAATaaagttataaatttttttcatctgCAATAAAGGTTTTGTAATTTCAACAAGTTTCAGAATTTAGAATTTCAAAAAATATCAACTCTATCATGAAACTGTCTCATAAAATAGATTCTACtgctgataaaaaataaaataaaatcctgcaTCCCCACCCCCTTCCTATCTAGGGTACCTTTGCAGAATCCTAGGAATCAatgaaacagtttttaaaatactgccATTTATGAATATGGGATTTTCAGTCTGAAAAATTTGAGTCTCTGATACTTTCTGCAGTGAATAAGTTATTTGAACCCTTTGCTTTCTCCCCATCATCAAATGCCTGTGGTTTGCACACTTTAGGCTAACTGCAATTGCCCCTGGCTTTGGTCTTAGCTTTCTGGCTTGTCTCTGAATACAAGCAACTCTTGGCCTCTGTTGTAATCCCTGCCAGCTAAGATTTTCAACCCCTGAATTATGACTTCCAATTTAGactatttttcttattctcagtCCCAGATCAACTGACCGCCATCCACATCAAGATATGACTAATTTGAAAGTCAGTGGAACAAATAGTGTAAGACCGTGGTAGTATAAGACTCCTTAATCCTTGAACATACCTACTATTAGTACAAACAAAAAGACCTATACTACAAACCAAAACACCTTAACTGTCTCTTAAGCATGTGCTTATAAAAGGCTCAATTTCTTTGGTTCACATATGGGTACAGAGAACACAGAAAgcagaacagaaaaggaaagctcTACTTTATGAAGAAGCATATTAATAGACACAAAACCAAAACTCCAATCTCTTATTCATGTTAtggatgtattttcttttttggtatttttgttaAACCAAAGGAACCCtctagaaattttaaatgattcacCATTCTAATTTCAGTTTACATGCAACTTTTCAGAAACCctctacagagaaggaaatgactaagAACtcctaatattttaaagatgGCCTCTCTCTTCTTACCACACACACCTAGTTTTATTCCCATCATACTTACTAAAACTGACCTTAAGGATGAGTTATTAATTGTTAAGTAACTAGAGAGCCAATGGTATTTTCTAAGTGGCAAAAGAGAATATTGTTTCTCATGTCAGCTGGAAGACTAGAATGGAAGATTGGACAGGGATATAAAAACGGCAATTTTTAAAAGGCTGGATTCTGGGACATTCCCTAATTGATGGCTTACTGTGCCTAAACTCTTTGTGTGAACAATATGATTTATGCCGAACATGTTTTCCCTCTGGGAGTCTAGAATTTTGGTGTATGCTAGGCCGTGACTGTCTATTCagtactttgggcttccctggtagttaaCACTTCACACATGTTGGCACAATTCTGTCTGACTCCACCAGGAGAAAACTCTTAGAAGCCTGTGCCTTTCCTATAGACATATGCGCCTTTTTTCATCAACTGACTTGTGTTCTCCTGCAATAACAAATCATAACTGTGATTACAATTGTATGCTAAGAACTATGAGTCCTCCAATGGAACTGAAGATCTAGATGGTGAGAGTGACGGAAGGAccccctggcagcccagtggttagggctccgtgCTTCCCTGCAGGGGCACAGGCTTGGCACGCCCTGTCCCACTCCCCAAGGAGAGTGATGGGCAAGTGCCGCACTGACACTTCTGTCTTCCAATAGTTTACTTGGTGATGTTCTTAGGCATGCTTCTTtatggacctccctggtggtccaggggttaagactctcaTGCTTCCACTGCCGGGAGCatgtatttgatccctggtcgtgagaactaagatcctgcctgtTTTGAGGAGCAGCCCCTCCCCGCAAGAAGAGAAATGCTCCTTTGTGAAAAACATGTTTTAACAATGACAGTTACATAGTACTTGcgttttattcctgtttttcaaaataagttcAAAGGAACTAATATTCTGAAGTTATTATTAATCACAGAGAAAAACATCTGTGACATAGAAGTGTTACATGCTGAACTGCATCCcccaaaattcttatgttgaaatcctaacccccagaacCTCATGATATGATTGCATCTGGAGTCACAAATGTGACTTTTTGTCCTGGTCTGTTCTCCAGCCCTATACTCTTCCCTAATAACTATGTCCATGTTGACAGCTAAAACTACTACCTAGATATAAATGATTCACAAATTTATATTCCAGTCTAGATCTCACTTTTAAACTCCAGCCTATACTTTGACAGTTCTAATTCGATGTCCAAAAATGAACTGCCCTCCAAAACCTGTTCCTCTTCCCTATCTCAGTTAATGACATGACTACCTTTCTAGTTCTGGAAGACAGAAACATCCTTGGCACCTTCCCCTCCCTTAACTACTGAAATGCTGATGGAAGTCTCTTGATTTCTTTCCATGTCTACTGCCAAAACTTCAGTCTAAGTTCCCATTTCTTTCCTGATATACAACATTAGCTAGCAACACCTCAATTTGTTTTCTACCTAGAAGTTAGAGCTATCTTCAAAAACAAATCCAACGCTATGCTCTCCTCAACATACGTTAAGACTCCCTTCAATAGTTTCCCACTGCTCTTAGGATGAAGTCCAAAGTCCTTAACAAGACCACCAACGCCTTGCATAAGTCTACCCATCACTCATCTTCTCCTTCTTCATCTAACAACTCACTCACTGCTTTCTAGTCTTACTGGCCTTCTTTCAGATCCTTTAAAGAAGCATGATCTCTTCTATGTGAAGTCAGAGTACCTGTTGTATTTGCATACAACACTCTCTTCCACCATTACTCttgcttggtggtggtttagtcaccaagttgtgtctgaccctcaAGACCTCATGGAttacagctcaccaggctcctctgtccatgagattttccaggcaagaagactggagtgggttgccatttccttctccaggggttctttctgacccagggatcaaaccctggtctcctgcattgcaggcagattctttgctgactgagctac
This portion of the Cervus canadensis isolate Bull #8, Minnesota chromosome 2, ASM1932006v1, whole genome shotgun sequence genome encodes:
- the RNF11 gene encoding RING finger protein 11, whose translation is MGNCLKSPTSDDISLLHESQSDRASFGEGTEPDQEPPPPYQEQVPVPVYHPTPSQTRLATQLTEEEQIRIAQRIGLIQHLPKGVYDPGRDGSEKKIRECVICMMDFVYGDPIRFLPCMHIYHLDCIDDWLMRSFTCPSCMEPVDAALLSSYETN